The nucleotide window ACTGTCTATTtatctcatctcatctcatctcatctaTATTAACCCCAAATGGTAACTTCATATAGTTCCAACTCATCAGCAACCAACAGTTCAAGGAGGACTTCAAATTCTACTGATCAATCGTCAACGCAAAtgacatcttcttcatcctccTCAGAGCGTCCTACCCTGCGTGCTGCTAATACTGAACTGCATGGAAGACAACCAAGAACACCGACAAGAAGGACATCATCATGGTTTCGAAGTGCCTCCACTTCATTCATACCTAGATCTCAAAGACACAGTAGTAATGATCATCCAACTAATACACCAGTAGAACATCAAGCTCGTGACGACATCTTGCTTGATATATTGCCTTCTTTCGAAATGTATAATTCCCTTCATAGACATATTCCACAAGGTAATGTTAACCCTGATCTTCATGACTTTCCCCCATCTTATCAAGAGATACAAGAAGGGAGCAGCTCATCGGGAACAACGATCCGTATCCAAAATGATGTTGACTATATGCAATCACCTGAATCGCCCACATCAATGCTAGAGGGTCAAACGGATGGTGAGCAAGATATTTATGTTACTCCATCGTATGCATTACGTACCTTACATGCTTTGGAAACGCAGCATCAAAACCTTAATTGGGAGCGATTTATTACCAATACAGATGATGACTTGAATGAATctgataatatttttgtCGATGATATTTATACGCTACCCAAAGTGGCTTCGCCCATTCAAATCAGTATCAAACTCACTAAGCAACCTTGTGTCCCCCATGTTAAGCCAGAAGAAGAGTCTATCTTGAAAGAATTTACATCGGGAGAAATCATTTATGGATACTTTCTTGTtacaaataaatcattGGAGCCATTACCGTTTGAAATGTTTTATGTAACCTTGGAAGCCTATACTTCAATTGTTGATAAgcaaagaaggaaaagaacTTTGAAAAGGTTTTTGAGAATGGTAGACATGAGTGCATCTTGGTCGTACACAAATATTTCCATGGGTACAGGTAAGAAAATGCCTCCAGGTGAAATTGATTTCGATAAAACAATTATTGGGTTACCTAATAGTAGAATCTTGGAGCCTATGACCACATATAAGAAATACTTTATGTTTAAATTACCCAATCAGTTATTAGATACCACTTGTAAGCAAGAACATTTTTCACATTGTCTCTTGCCTCCAAGTTTGGGGTggataaataaaaatgggTGTGTATATTCTGGGATTGAAGTTAATAACGTATTAGGCTTTGGTCATATTGGTACGAAAGGTTCTCCCATTTTGACATACGATATGGCAGGTGAAAGTGTTTCAGTTAATTATTCAGTGGACGCCAGAATTGTTGGGAGTAATCCAATTAATGATGGAAAATTAGCAATAATGAGTGAAAGACAATATAATTTAAGAATTGTCCCATTTGCCTTTGGATCTGCATTAGTTGGCGAACGTGGGTTTTCGGAACAATTAAAGCGGTTAACTTTGTTAGTGCAGGAAAGATTAGCTGCTTTGGAGAATGTGTTCTGTCGCCTGCGAGATGGTTCACCAATTACAAATGTTGATATTCATGGAACTGATCTTTCTGGTTATGTAGATGCCAACACTGAATTAGATTCAGATGAAATTCTAAGAAGGAAAGTTGATCAACTACACGTCCTTAATAGAATGGATGGGCCAATGGATTCTTCTGATATCGCTGATTTCAAAGGTTTGGCAAGTAAATCAGAGGGGATCGTCGAATCTGAGCTGAACTACAGGATAAAGGGGAAGTCAAACTCAGGTTCCAGGAAAGGATTATTTGCAGGGTTCCAAGCTGCTTTAACAGGATCATCATTGGCAGCATCCTCTTCTTGTGGCATCGTTGAAGCCAAGGTAGATAAACTGGGCATGATATTAGCGACAGTTAAGATTCCACAGAAAAGTTTAGCCTATTGGTCTCCTTCATTATTAAGGAAGACTAAtctatttgaaaagaaaactaAGCATGCACAAGAAAATTGGATGCGTCTGCTGAACTTATTGCCTGAAGAAGAGCGGACTTCACTGACGGATTTGGATATTCAATTGACCTGTATACAGTCCAATAATAGTGTGCCACATGAACCTGCTGAGATTCAAGCCGTCACCACTGAACTATTCTGCATAACGGTTACATCTGAAAATTCGATTCCAACCAAGCTAAATTCTCAACAACTTATGGATGAGAAAAAGCTGAATGATATGAAGGAAACGTTTAGAAATTTCCAGAAAACCATTCAGGATTATCAGAGAAAATTCAGTGACAACAACGAAAAGTTGAATGAATTGTACAATATTAACAGGACAGTGGCTACTGCCAGAGAATTGAAGTTTTCCAACTTCATTACTCAACAAATATACAACGATGTTGAAAGTTTAGCTAACCTTAAGGTAAACGTGACATGTTTATCAAACGTCTTCAAGAAACAGGCAAAGCCAGAAAAATTGTTCTCCAATTCGCTATCGGGATCCACATTGAAACCTAGTAGTAGCAGTAGTAGTAGCttaaacaacaacaacaacgtTTGGAGGCGGAAATCGAATTTGCAATATGAGAGAGACCTTAATGTCAACTTGGAATTTAACAGAAATCTAATTCAAACATTGGTGCCAAGCTTTGAAAGTTGTCTCTGTAGTAGGTTTTATTCAGTCCGTGTTAACATCAAATTTCATCACCTTGGAACCCTCACGATAGATGTCCCCATATCAGTGAAAAACTTCGTTACCTGAGCCAGCTTCAACTTGAACAGAGTGTTGTGATATATTTGTATtctatttaatttttttataacCGTTACTCTATATTTaatcttattattttattttattcaCTATGACAGTCATGTTTGTTTCTATTCCAGTCCCGGTCCCAATTTAGTACGGCGGAATGAGTCGGCATCCACATTTTTTGACAGGAAAAACGCCAAGGCAAGCCGCAAAGTTTCCATcgaaaaatttatttggtGAATAACTGGAGATTTGACCCCAGTTTTCCCAGTTGAGCACATCAAAGGTTCATCGTGCCTTTGAGATACATATTACGATACAGCTACGTAGGAGACAACATATAGGATAGAACCTGTTGAACTTCTCTCGCTTTTAACTACAAGAACGGTCGTTTctacaaaaaaaaatcgGAGCAAGGAAACTTGAAAAGAGTCATCATCTCTTCTGATAAATTGCTGAACTATTAAAACTTCTCGATCATATTTATCTTGGTTTCGAATGGTAAAAACTAATGCTCCTGGTACACTGTCAAAAGGAAGCATGCTGACGCCGACATCATCTAATCAAGCTAATAAGGTTCAGGCCGGATCGCCATCTACACTTACTCCTGTTCCAGCTTCTCCAAACATGACAGCTCCTCCTTTACGCCCTTCACTTCATCCCTCTAAGACTGAAACGAAGCTTCGTGGTAGACAATCTAAGAAGGTAAATACTGGGCCAGCATCGTGGATTAGAAGTGCTTCGACATCAAGCATGCGCAGATTAAGAAATCATGCTAATAAGAGTCAAACACGTTCCACTCCTCATTCACCATCAAGGTTGGCTTCCTCAAAGAACGCAGATGATAAGATCCCATCACCTTCTTCGGCTCGTCATAGTTCTTCCGTGGAAAGAAATACTCCTTCAAAACCAACTAATATTCAAATgcaaaataattataatacTAATTCAAAGGACTTACCCGTTGGAGAATCTTTGGATGATCTAGACGAAGATGATATAGTGTTTGATGTTTTGCCATCCTTTGAAATGTACAATGCTCTTCACAGACATATTCCTCAAGGTAATGTAAACCCAGATCTTCATGATTTCCCTCCAAGTTATGGAGAAATTCAGCAAGGAATGGCAACCACTGCATACATTGAGAATAATGTTGATCTTACTACCTATCCTTTACAGCAACCTCCATTGGCTCACCACAGTAATAGTGGCCACGATATTCATATTACGCCATCGTATGCGTTAAACGCATTGCATCCGTTAAACACACAGCATTTGACCATTCAACCGACAAATGATCCTAGTGTTGATCATATTGACACACCATTTCAAGACGATTTAAATGAGTCTGATAATCTTTTTATCGATAAACTATATACACTCCCCAAGATTGATACACCCGTGGAAATCGAAATAAAAATTACGAAGCACGCAGGCTCTCCACATACTAAACCAGAGGAGGAATccatattgaaagaatatacATCCGGTGATATTATCCATGGATATTGTATTATTGAGAATAAGTCTTCAAAGGCACTTCCGTTTGAAATGTTTTATGTGACATTGGAAGCATACACTTCAGTCATTGACAAAACAAAGGGGAAAAGGACAGTGAAAAGATTTTTAAGAATGGTAGATTTAAGTGCGTCTTGGTCATATACCAACATTTTCATGGGAACAGGTTGGAAAATGACCCCAggtgaaattgattttgataatgCAGTTATTGGATTGCGTAATAGTAGAATTCTGGAACCGGGCACAAGAtacaagaaatattttatgtTTAAGCTACCCAATCAGTTATTAGATACCACTTGCAAGCAAGAACATTTCTCACATTGTCTTTTACCTCCAAGTTTTGGAATAGATAAGTACAGAAATGGATGCAAATATTCCGGAATAAAAGTTAATAATGTGTTAGGATCTGGTCATCTGGGCACAAAAGGTTCTCCCATTTTAACTTATGATATGGTGGATGATAATCTTTCAGTTAATTATACAGTTGATACAAGGGTAGTTGGGAAGGATCCAAAGAATAAACAGAGAATTGTTATCATgagagaaagagaatatAATCTAAGAGTCATCCCATTTGGTTTTGGATCGGCATTGGTTGGTGAGCGTGGCTGTTCTACTCAATTAAAGGATTTGATAGCATTAATTCAAGAGAGATTAAGCGCAGTagacaaaatattcaaacgattagaaaagaatgaaCCTATAACGAGCGCGGATATCCATGGAAGTGATATCACAGGCACAGTGGATGCAAACACAGAATTAGATTCAGGTGAAATATTAACCAGGAAATTAGATCAATTGCATGTTCATAATAGGATGGATGGACCATACAAATATTCCGATATATCTGACTTCAAAGGTCTGACACAGAAGACTGATGAAATGGTAGAATCTGAGTTGAACTACAGGATAAAGGGGAAGTCAAAATCAGGTTCCAGAATAGGATTATTTGCAGGTTTCCAGGCTGCATTGACAGgatcatcatcctcatcatcagGACCGATGGCAGATTCCTCCTCGCATGACCTAGCTGAAGCTAAGGTAGACAAGTTGGGTATGATTCTGGCAACAGCTACCATTCCACAGAAGAGTCTCCCATATTGGGCTCCCTCACTTCTAAAGAAAACAAACGTTTTCGAGAAGAAGACTAAGCATGCGCAAGAGAATTGGATGCGTCTGCTAAATTTATTACCTGAAGAGGAGAGAACTCCACTGACGAAATTAGATATCCACTTGACATGTATCCAGTCGAATAATAGTGTGCCACATGAACCTGCTGAGATCCAAGCTATTACCACCGAACTATTCTGCATCACTGTTAGATCTGATAATTCCATTCCAATCAAGCTGAATGCTCAAAACCTTATggatgaagataaattgGATAATATGAGGAAAACTTTCCAAAGTTTCCAAAAgacaattcaaaaatatcaaaggaaatttagggataattttgaaaaattgaatgagTTATATAACGTTGACAGGACAGTGGCTACTTCCagagaattgaaattttccaattttattACTCAACAGATATATAACGATGTGGAAAGTTTGGCCAATCTCAACGTTAAAGTGACTGGTTTGCCCGAAGTTttcaagaaacaattgaacACGTTGAAGTCGGATAGTGCATTAGTCAGTTCGTTAACAGGGTCCACATTGAAACCTAGTACCAGTGGCGAAAACAGTTCTAATGCAATTCCAATTGTTAATGCTAAAGGTGgtctttcctcttcaacGTCACTTATATCTCGTGCATCCACGTCGAATAGATTTCATGATCAAATAATTCGTTCgtggaagaagaaatcagATTTACAATATGATAGGGACGTCAATGTCAATCTTGAATTTaaccaaaatttaattcaaacTTTAGTTCCAAGTTTTGAAAGTTGTTTGTGTTGTAGATTTTACTGTGTGCGTgtcaatatcaaatttcatcatattgGTACAGTCACAATAGATGTCCCCATAtcagtgaaaaatttcgTTCCCTGAGTTTACTTTGAACATTCACAAATAATTGTAGTATAATTTTAacattttttatatatttgtggtagtatttattaaaatatcaattcTACTTGTAGACCTTTCTTGCAAACGTTTCTTTGGTATGAATATTAATTGTTGTCTGGTGTTCTGTTTTTTTGACACGCGGCATATAGAAAAATATCACGCACgatcaataaatttcttatcGACAGAAAGATTCACATTTATATTAAGCAAGTCATGGAAAGCAGGTTAGTGTCGAAAGGATACTGCCCTTTATCTGACC belongs to Naumovozyma castellii chromosome 3, complete genome and includes:
- the BUL1 gene encoding ubiquitin-ubiquitin ligase BUL1 — its product is MVTSYSSNSSATNSSRRTSNSTDQSSTQMTSSSSSSERPTLRAANTELHGRQPRTPTRRTSSWFRSASTSFIPRSQRHSSNDHPTNTPVEHQARDDILLDILPSFEMYNSLHRHIPQGNVNPDLHDFPPSYQEIQEGSSSSGTTIRIQNDVDYMQSPESPTSMLEGQTDGEQDIYVTPSYALRTLHALETQHQNLNWERFITNTDDDLNESDNIFVDDIYTLPKVASPIQISIKLTKQPCVPHVKPEEESILKEFTSGEIIYGYFLVTNKSLEPLPFEMFYVTLEAYTSIVDKQRRKRTLKRFLRMVDMSASWSYTNISMGTGKKMPPGEIDFDKTIIGLPNSRILEPMTTYKKYFMFKLPNQLLDTTCKQEHFSHCLLPPSLGWINKNGCVYSGIEVNNVLGFGHIGTKGSPILTYDMAGESVSVNYSVDARIVGSNPINDGKLAIMSERQYNLRIVPFAFGSALVGERGFSEQLKRLTLLVQERLAALENVFCRLRDGSPITNVDIHGTDLSGYVDANTELDSDEILRRKVDQLHVLNRMDGPMDSSDIADFKGLASKSEGIVESELNYRIKGKSNSGSRKGLFAGFQAALTGSSLAASSSCGIVEAKVDKLGMILATVKIPQKSLAYWSPSLLRKTNLFEKKTKHAQENWMRLLNLLPEEERTSLTDLDIQLTCIQSNNSVPHEPAEIQAVTTELFCITVTSENSIPTKLNSQQLMDEKKLNDMKETFRNFQKTIQDYQRKFSDNNEKLNELYNINRTVATARELKFSNFITQQIYNDVESLANLKVNVTCLSNVFKKQAKPEKLFSNSLSGSTLKPSSSSSSSLNNNNNVWRRKSNLQYERDLNVNLEFNRNLIQTLVPSFESCLCSRFYSVRVNIKFHHLGTLTIDVPISVKNFVT
- the NCAS0C00450 gene encoding uncharacterized protein (ancestral locus Anc_8.834), which gives rise to MVKTNAPGTLSKGSMLTPTSSNQANKVQAGSPSTLTPVPASPNMTAPPLRPSLHPSKTETKLRGRQSKKVNTGPASWIRSASTSSMRRLRNHANKSQTRSTPHSPSRLASSKNADDKIPSPSSARHSSSVERNTPSKPTNIQMQNNYNTNSKDLPVGESLDDLDEDDIVFDVLPSFEMYNALHRHIPQGNVNPDLHDFPPSYGEIQQGMATTAYIENNVDLTTYPLQQPPLAHHSNSGHDIHITPSYALNALHPLNTQHLTIQPTNDPSVDHIDTPFQDDLNESDNLFIDKLYTLPKIDTPVEIEIKITKHAGSPHTKPEEESILKEYTSGDIIHGYCIIENKSSKALPFEMFYVTLEAYTSVIDKTKGKRTVKRFLRMVDLSASWSYTNIFMGTGWKMTPGEIDFDNAVIGLRNSRILEPGTRYKKYFMFKLPNQLLDTTCKQEHFSHCLLPPSFGIDKYRNGCKYSGIKVNNVLGSGHLGTKGSPILTYDMVDDNLSVNYTVDTRVVGKDPKNKQRIVIMREREYNLRVIPFGFGSALVGERGCSTQLKDLIALIQERLSAVDKIFKRLEKNEPITSADIHGSDITGTVDANTELDSGEILTRKLDQLHVHNRMDGPYKYSDISDFKGLTQKTDEMVESELNYRIKGKSKSGSRIGLFAGFQAALTGSSSSSSGPMADSSSHDLAEAKVDKLGMILATATIPQKSLPYWAPSLLKKTNVFEKKTKHAQENWMRLLNLLPEEERTPLTKLDIHLTCIQSNNSVPHEPAEIQAITTELFCITVRSDNSIPIKLNAQNLMDEDKLDNMRKTFQSFQKTIQKYQRKFRDNFEKLNELYNVDRTVATSRELKFSNFITQQIYNDVESLANLNVKVTGLPEVFKKQLNTLKSDSALVSSLTGSTLKPSTSGENSSNAIPIVNAKGGLSSSTSLISRASTSNRFHDQIIRSWKKKSDLQYDRDVNVNLEFNQNLIQTLVPSFESCLCCRFYCVRVNIKFHHIGTVTIDVPISVKNFVP